The Branchiostoma floridae strain S238N-H82 chromosome 17, Bfl_VNyyK, whole genome shotgun sequence genome has a window encoding:
- the LOC118404946 gene encoding uncharacterized protein LOC118404946 isoform X2 has product MKTEASCHDGSASAEFSTTGMRKRFQTVADVIGDGWKDLATYLGKNERQIRGIEHQHTGNTRECCLHVLDDWKLQRGNQVTAETLNATLRSAGLVDIVSSIQEPSRDYSERDHRKVTILFKRIPRQGTSGDKKLEAVCNKVVIYMDNLKEQGNWSTYDRFVTKASHLYENKPDVMIRITLEDIAASYYRGDLSRGDERVHSAIDLLLKTRDPQHHLAHLMYLKSAILRRRKRYDEAEGAIIVARQGLEFIQVGRDSGEIWYNVAALFAEVLNEKVVDRPDLWERDVVPSLQSAIDHYRRSLAENDDDSCRNKLRRAHIRLSMALMHCWSQISTEKDVQQRAIPAPDLRRAENSLLEVENNLWEDISERMECSWLLAKSDLMRYRGSYRRAGK; this is encoded by the exons GTACTACAG GAATGAGAAAGAGGTTTCAAACAGTGGCGGATGTAATAGGCGATGGCTGGAAGGATCTTGCTACTTATCTCGGAAAGAATGAACGACAAATCCGCGGAATAGAACACCAACATACCGGAAACACCAGGGAGTGCTGCCTTCATGTGCTGGACGATTGGAAGCTTCAGAGAGGAAATCAAGTCACTGCCGAAACGCTCAACGCAACACTACGTTCCGCCGGGCTTGTGGACATCGTCAGTAGTATACAAG AACCTTCACGTGATTATTCCGAACGAGACCACAGGAAAGTGACCATACTGTTCAAACGGATACCAAGACAGGGTACTTCTG GCGATAAAAAGCTGGAAGCAGTTTGCAACAAGGTAGTCATCTACATGGACAACTTGAAGGAACAAG GAAACTGGAGCACCTACGACAGGTTCGTGACCAAAGCCTCGCACCTCTACGAGAACAAGCCGGATGTCATGATACGCATCACACTTGAA GACATTGCTGCTAGCTACTACCGCGGTGACCTGTCCAGAGGAGACGAGAGAGTCCATTCTGCTATTGACCTCCTGCTGAAGACACGGGACCCCCAGCATCACCTGGCGCACCTCATGTACCTGAAGTCAGCCATCCTGCGGAGGAGGAAGCGATATGACGAGGCAGAGGGTGCCATCATCGTAGCCAGACAG GGCCTTGAGTTCATTCAGGTCGGTCGAGACTCCGGGGAGATTTGGTACAATGTTGCTGCTCTCTTTGCGGAGGTTCTCAATGAGAAAGTAGTCGACCGACCAGACCTTTGGGAAAGAGATGTCGTGCCGTCCCTGCAGTCCGCCATAGATCACTACCGACGGAGTTTAGCAGAAAACGACGATGACTCGTGCCGAAACAAGCTCAGGCGAGCCCACATTCGCCTCTCCATGGCCTTGATGCACTGCTGGTCTCAGATTTCCACAGAGAAGGACGTTCAACAGAGAGCAATTCCCGCTCCTGACCTGCGCCGTGCGGAGAACAGCTTGCTTGAAGTTGAGAACAATCTCTGGGAGGACATCTCCGAACGAATGGAGTGCTCTTGGCTGTTGGCAAAGTCTGACCTGATGCGTTACAGAGGCAGCTACCGCCGAGCTGGCAAATAA
- the LOC118404946 gene encoding uncharacterized protein LOC118404946 isoform X1: protein MKTEASCHDGSASAEFSTTGMRKRFQTVADVIGDGWKDLATYLGKNERQIRGIEHQHTGNTRECCLHVLDDWKLQRGNQVTAETLNATLRSAGLVDIVSSIQGDVETVRHKRQHAQLLENAKIVDKALQKPSRDYSERDHRKVTILFKRIPRQGTSGDKKLEAVCNKVVIYMDNLKEQGNWSTYDRFVTKASHLYENKPDVMIRITLEDIAASYYRGDLSRGDERVHSAIDLLLKTRDPQHHLAHLMYLKSAILRRRKRYDEAEGAIIVARQGLEFIQVGRDSGEIWYNVAALFAEVLNEKVVDRPDLWERDVVPSLQSAIDHYRRSLAENDDDSCRNKLRRAHIRLSMALMHCWSQISTEKDVQQRAIPAPDLRRAENSLLEVENNLWEDISERMECSWLLAKSDLMRYRGSYRRAGK from the exons GTACTACAG GAATGAGAAAGAGGTTTCAAACAGTGGCGGATGTAATAGGCGATGGCTGGAAGGATCTTGCTACTTATCTCGGAAAGAATGAACGACAAATCCGCGGAATAGAACACCAACATACCGGAAACACCAGGGAGTGCTGCCTTCATGTGCTGGACGATTGGAAGCTTCAGAGAGGAAATCAAGTCACTGCCGAAACGCTCAACGCAACACTACGTTCCGCCGGGCTTGTGGACATCGTCAGTAGTATACAAG GTGACGTAGAAACAGTGAGACACAAACGTCAGCACGCTCAGCTCCTTGAGAATGCGAAGATTGTTGACAAAGCCTTGCAAA AACCTTCACGTGATTATTCCGAACGAGACCACAGGAAAGTGACCATACTGTTCAAACGGATACCAAGACAGGGTACTTCTG GCGATAAAAAGCTGGAAGCAGTTTGCAACAAGGTAGTCATCTACATGGACAACTTGAAGGAACAAG GAAACTGGAGCACCTACGACAGGTTCGTGACCAAAGCCTCGCACCTCTACGAGAACAAGCCGGATGTCATGATACGCATCACACTTGAA GACATTGCTGCTAGCTACTACCGCGGTGACCTGTCCAGAGGAGACGAGAGAGTCCATTCTGCTATTGACCTCCTGCTGAAGACACGGGACCCCCAGCATCACCTGGCGCACCTCATGTACCTGAAGTCAGCCATCCTGCGGAGGAGGAAGCGATATGACGAGGCAGAGGGTGCCATCATCGTAGCCAGACAG GGCCTTGAGTTCATTCAGGTCGGTCGAGACTCCGGGGAGATTTGGTACAATGTTGCTGCTCTCTTTGCGGAGGTTCTCAATGAGAAAGTAGTCGACCGACCAGACCTTTGGGAAAGAGATGTCGTGCCGTCCCTGCAGTCCGCCATAGATCACTACCGACGGAGTTTAGCAGAAAACGACGATGACTCGTGCCGAAACAAGCTCAGGCGAGCCCACATTCGCCTCTCCATGGCCTTGATGCACTGCTGGTCTCAGATTTCCACAGAGAAGGACGTTCAACAGAGAGCAATTCCCGCTCCTGACCTGCGCCGTGCGGAGAACAGCTTGCTTGAAGTTGAGAACAATCTCTGGGAGGACATCTCCGAACGAATGGAGTGCTCTTGGCTGTTGGCAAAGTCTGACCTGATGCGTTACAGAGGCAGCTACCGCCGAGCTGGCAAATAA